ACCTTATATATAATTAAATCGATTGACCTCATTGATCCTGAATTGAAATGTATGAAAGCTCATGAAAATGTTAAACATTTCACTTTTTGTTGCTTTAATTATAGAACCTAAATCATTACTGGTAGAGACGTAGAGGTAATTACCGATTGATTATGAGTGTTGATTTTCTACCCATATACACTTGTTATCTCTATATCTCGAACCATCACGACTTAGTTCTACTTAAGTTTTACGGAGTAGATCATAATATCATACATACTCTGCACCACAGTTGTGTTAATTTCATTATAAATAATGAAATGTTCAAAAATGCATACACAAACAAGATAAGTTCTTCAATTAAAATGTTTATTCTTATTAGTGTTGAATTGAAATGCATGAAAGCTCATAAAAAATGTTTTCCAAATAAATGGACGACACCACAACAAACAAAAGATGTACTAACCTCActcaacccaaaaaaaaataattcaaaaagAGCAATAGATCGAAAAGGGTGGAACAAAGCATCTAAGTGCACACTCCATAACGTATGATATGCCTAATATTCCTGTTCTTGGTATATTTGGTAAACGCTTACGCTACAAGATGCAAATATGTGTGGTAAAACTCATTGGCAATTTGGCATATCCCTTTAGTACATTGTCTATCCCTAATCATAATTCATTCTATGGACTGTGTTTTATCTTTAAACCAATTCTTTACCCAAACAAATCACTTAAAAGTGTCTTATGTTATCTTGTTAAATTAGCAAtaattttatttccaaaataaaaaataaaaagttactataagaTATTTTTTTCAGATTAAACATTAGACATTTATGGAACTACTCCATAACGTTCATAAATCTCATATACTCACTTAAAAATTGTCTATTAATGCACTAATCTTGTATGATGATCCATACTTGTCTAAAACCCACCTGACTCGAAATGTCTTGTTATTTTAAACACACACTCCAGACTCGAAAAATTAGATTGGCCACATGAAATTAATGCACTAGTCTTATATGATGATCGTATAGTTTAAAATCCACCCTACTCGAAAGTTCttgttattttaaaaaatacactTAAAATCAGGAAAATTAGATTGGCCACATGAAATCTAACCCATCAAAAAATTTAACCCAACAtatattaattgacaatttagcATGGGATAATATAATATGGGTAAGATTAAGTGTTCATCTTTTCATAGCTAGTttcaaatttgccaaaaaattcTTCTTACTCTTTGTTTCCTTTAATCATTTACAAAAATCTTGTACTTCGTATATTGATATTTCTCATCCCTGAACTATTTTCTTCACCcaaaatgaattaattaaaaaaccCCCCAAGATTAACATGGCATAATATGGGTAGTTTTAGTATCATAACTAGAGAGGCAAGACTTGGAATTAACCCTGAAAATCCTAAGCAAATCACAGCACATCTTCTTGGCAGCAGGGGAGCAATCACTCTGcatcaacaataatatcttTGTTAACCCACCATTACTTTTCACAACAGCTTCCTTAACTCTCTGATCTCTAAACAAGTAACACAAACTCCATAGTAATGCAACACCATGCTCATTCACCGTTTTCGAAACCTTCATCAACTTGTTGATTATCATTGGTACGCAATTCGGATCATCACTGATAGCAGCTCGACCCTCCGTGCACCCTGCTAGCATTCCTAGCAGGGTGAAAAGGAGCTCAACGGTATTGTTACTGTTACCGTTACCGTTACCATTTGAGGAAATCATCTCGCTAACGGTTTTTACTCCTCCCGCCCGGACCAACTTCTGTCTGTTGCGCCGAGGGGAGGAGAGGGAAATCAGGCAGGATAACACTGCATGTTTCTCCATCTCTTCTTCAAACTCCCCTTGTTTAAGGATTTTTAAGAGCTCCACCCCAAATTCTCGGTGGTCGAACACGAGTTTCTTCGTTTCGACGTCTTGAGAGAATGTCTCAAGTACACCAGCAGCTGCGACCCTGGAACTTGGACGGCCGGATTTAACGATCCGGGCCAGGGCCGAAACCAGGTCGCAGCTGCTGGTACTCCTTTTGTCATTGCCGTGACCACCACCGTCATTCACCGCGGTCACGGCAATGATAAGATGGAGTATCTTAACCACGGTCTCGAGGAAGTCAGGGTTCAGATCCGGACTTCCCGATGATACAATTCGGATCAAGTAATCAACAAATTGTTTATCAGACGCCAAATTTCTACGATTCTCTGACGATTCGGAGGCGAAAAACAGAATACTGACAACATTCTGAAACAAAATACTATCAATTGCATCATCATTTCCCATTTCCTTCTCTTTTGCGATCAACTGTTTGATCAAACCCGAGACGagagcagaggagagagaatggaatttggaggaggaggaggaggaggaggagagagagtgagaagggtggtggttgttgttgttggaccAGATCTGAATGAGGCGTTGAAGGGTATGATTAGGGACAACATCCTTGGTCTGTAAAACCTGCATAGTAGCAGGACACGTGTTGTTGCCGGTGTCAAGCCAGCGTTGGATGCTGGTGCGATCGTAAGTAACACCAGTACACAGACTCACAGGAGATTTCATCACATCCAGTGAGATTGGACACCTGAAAAAACTTGGTACACTCATGTATAATTCGTCCTTGCCCATTGCAGAGTACTCCGTACTATGTTACTTCAGATTTCTTAATATTTTTGTAATAACAAATGAGGAAAAAAAATGGTTGGAaaaataagagagagagagaggggaagaGAGTGAGAAAGAGAATGGTataagaaggagaaggagaaggagaaggagagatGTGACGTAGGTTGGGTTGGGAGaatttaaaaatagataaatattcGATTCAATGTTGGTGATGGTCTACGGTCAAAAGATAgacaagaaaaatgaaaggttttattattattatattttactcTCGTATTTTATGTTATTTTCTGTGTCTTTTTTCAGTGGGTGGCAAAAAATAAGTTGGGTACAATACGGCGTAGGTCTACTCGATTTTTCGCAACAAATCAAactttttttaaatgaaaaattaattCTCGCGTATGTTAAAATTGCATGCATTTTTAACacgaaaatacatttttatcTTTATAATAATGTTATCCCCTCCTAAATATATGCTTGCAATTAGCACATTTTTAGGAGCCAATTATGATATCTTTTTGTGTATATATTTTAGCGTAGTTTAGTTGCATATAGTTGCATTTAGATCAAATCACATTCTTTTGCCTTTCTGTGCTTGTTTTCTTTGGAGAGATCTTCTCTCCCTATTTTCAGGTCAAGTCAAAGCAACGCATTGGAATAAGGAGTCCTGCTAATCCAAAAGAGAGAACAACCACATCCATGAGGAACGAGCATAGCCCTAAGGTTTCGTTGCTTCCCTCTCATCACCATATTCAAAGGAGTTACATGAATGAGGAGCTAGATAGAAGGCTTGCACAAGGTCAATTACATGGGTCAAGGGAATATTTATGCAAAGGGGAAATGCCCCAGATAGTTTGTATTCGTTGCGAAAGGATTCGGGAGAGCACTTTCACAATGGTCAACTTTAACTGCCCATTAATTCTTATCAACTCAACCTATTAACGGGATTCTAGTTGGAGGTGATAGCCTATCTCAATACCTTTTCAAAGACTGATCACACGCCCTTTTTCGAGGACTAGAAATGGAGTCTTGAAGTTTTTAAGGAAAGCAGTACATCGCATGCCACTGCACGGACAATGCAGCTTTCCCAAGGTCGTGCAGGCAGTAGCTCGTGAAAATTGGCAGTTGCGGTCGTGCAACTATTGCACGACCCGTGCAAGACCTGATGAACCCCGTGCAACATCTGACGGCAACCATAGCATTTGGGCACATGTTCCTCTTAGTATGAATAGAAGGCTACGATTTAGTTGACATGTATGGAGTGTGTATTAGACCAATTCTCTGTATGCTTATTTTCCTTTGGGGTTTACACACTCTCACCATTTTATTGCTTTCTATATTAGTTCTTAATTACTTAGTTTGTCTTTATATTTCTGAATTCTTGGATCTAGATCTCCTCCTTCAATTCTAGTAGTTTCTTTTGTTTAGTTTCTTTATAGCTTTTATGCATTAGCTTTAGTTGTAATGAATTGAAATTTACTTCATTATTTGTGGTTAAGTTTCTTTACCCAATTTGTCCTTGGTGTTCATCCCCAAATTAATCTTTTAGGTTGAGTTTctttatccaaaatagaaaGTTATGTTAACATGTATGGTTTGCTTAGATCTTTTAGGTTTGAGCTCTACCATGcatgtgtgagtagtttccTTAGGCCTAGGGGTTGGGTGACCCCTAGTAGAACCATGACATGATTCTCCTTCTCTTGTGCTACTTTTGTTGTTATGAATTGTTGTGGTGATTTGGGCCTTTTTCTTAGTAGTATGACTGAtgagttaaaaagtgataccgcaagtgcacgttgtctgttgttagcagatacttagcaaatacgggtcgatcccacagggagacaagttctattagtttttgcccaattatacgaactatttcaataacgaaagttgattttggatattattaactaatgaagctaaagcaataatgtaaatgtgaacttatcaatgaattaaaaggtctagggcgtctgttcggttcaccatgcttataccaatccaagaacacaaatcaatccataaatgaataaactaagccgagtaattaaagtacatgttaatcctacggtcgcgtcttaacactttcaattcaacatatgcagtacggtcgctaacataataaGAATTGCCGATTGcactaagcctctaaaaatacgatctttcgattctaattcctattagctagataatcaattcatgaaactgggcgataacatgaatcaacaattaaaacaaatcaatcggaatactcaagcaataatctataaattaacgaactttatgcataataatcatggtataaacatggcttcccttacttagccctagagtacgactactcgctcataattgaattaataaacatgatagaaataataaacatgaatttcataatcaaaggaaaaattaaactaaggaacgaaaacaataataataaattaaagcaaaagaaattatgaaaaatacctctatattgattaattgaatggaatgaactagggctcaataatgtgtagagagagaaataaaactgAGCGTTTAAAAGAATTCTCAGGAAATAATAATATGAGGGAAATAAATTAGTTCCCTTGAGTATATgctcctattttctaaaataaaataaataaataaatatgaaaataaaaaataaaagtcgtcgatgattggtcgatggagcgatgatgtggcagccaaacccgagcacgagccgcacacacgggaagatagatggcgaggcatgggcagcgagggatctcgcgcaccatccctcgctggcatcatgatgagcgactagcaagaaggtagagcagcgagggagctagcgagccatccctcgctgccctgcgcgtgtgtgtagcaagctaagcgacgaagctataggcagcgagggagctagcgagccatccctcgctggcctagtgaagtgcagcaagacaagacgacgaagctataggcagcgagggagctagcgagccatccctcgctggcctagtgaagtgcagcaagacaagacgacgagcaacgaggcagcgagggagctagcgagccatccctcgctggcctagtgagatgcatagcaggccaaggcgacgagcaacgaggcagcgagggagctagcgagccatccctcgctggcctagtgaagcaagcaaccatgaagcgatgaggcacgacgatagatgtagcgagcctacgataaatgtcttgcgagccaacgagggatcttgcgagccaacgagggatcttgcgagctaTGCACAAGCGATACATCGAGTTAATTATCCCCGGAAAACTCAATTCTCCGATCAAACACTTCGTCTCCGACTCAAACCATCCGGTGATCATTCGttccacctccaaacactccgaaagcacccaaatgattgtaaaatcacctgaaatatcaaagaaaacacaaacggagcgtaatagagtacaataacgacgacttatgcaattatgactctaaatgcaactaaaatgagacgaatgcctagaaatgcaacctaaatgagcctagaataccctatataaatatgattcatcaaattcccccaagctaaactgttgcttgtccccaagcaacactagaCCGAAAACAGAGAAATgagacgcacatgactttcattgaacctgaacaaacctactcaactctcgggcaaacaatcaaacaaagttattaagacagaaatttagctcggatacaaatagaaccacaaagcatcatgatccacaattgaaacaaccaagcttagccacaaaccgttctcaatcaagctagtcttCGCCGCATACTTTGtagaatatgaatatatgatgcaacgcggggtaagatgacaatagcaagaaacaattttcgcttattcacaaaacaaacatgccgatcaagaggtctttatagtAAGCTTGTAACGGGGCTAGGTGGAAAGGAAGGGTAggatataatttgggaaaaagttagagtaaggtccaacttggggagcaaatgtgaactatatgcgtcggcgtgataatgccgaaaatccaactccgtcgaaccatgaaacccgaacaatcaaccaagttatatatgaccaaggggaaaaacataatataatgtgaATGATCTTTGTTCAATCCCCTTTCCCTGCCTTCAAACTatatacaaaaacgaaaaacgtatttttgatttttctttgatttttctatatatatatatatatatatatatatatatatatatatatatatatatatatatatatatatatatatatatatatatatatatatatatatatatatattttccttttttttttttttttctctttttttttttttttttgaaaatgaaactaaagaatgaaatcgaaagtacatagATAAATCTAATtctaactgttacaagcttgggtgccaacaataatatacaccatttccgaaccacaaatccaaacatagcctcgaaccacgaactattggcttagtgtgccaatcaatcaacatcgacgaaaccattacgaacaccgaagctcccccaagctagactcgggataagtaaccaacggggctaatagggctcaattttgtggagtaaaaagaataaacggacaaggctacaacatgggtatgaaaggcaggaactgatgtttctaaattcgtctgaaggcttcctaagagaatggcctctgtcatacgcggcatgcgtgagttgcaactaaactactagtgaatctcaagccaaaatcatacgataacaagtcacatcaatcacacaaacacatagtaagatgacctacaagataattggctagctattcttgatacgagaccaacatcttaccgcataccattcaattggttcacacaatgccaagcagttatcaatgtatagcacaaccgactgaatttcagaatcatagcTAAGTTCAAGAGAAGCTCCAAAGAGTCAAAAAGAGTCTGAACATGGTTTGAAAGTCAAATTCACTATGCAGGGTATAAGGAAATATGAATGTAATGCAAGTAAAGAAAGACAACTAAACTAAtcaataatactaggaaagcagtacatttttttcgttgcacgtaaactcccacccctaatggatggtacaaagcgtacaacacctatGAAAGCGATAAAAAGTACACTAAGAAAGCAATAAAGGATAggatatccctcccccaagctagaatgatGTAGTGACCCCACTGCGACAATACATAGTAATGCaagggaaagagaaaaggaACGACTCACTCAGCAAGAGTCGGGGCAGGAGCTGGAAGCCGTCCAAGAATGGTGAAAACATCCTGTCGCAAAGAGGCAACCTGGTCGTCAAGAGCAGAGAGACGCTCAAAGACAGCAGTATGGAAAGTTTCGCAAAGCGAAACAAAGGCTCCCAGCTGGTGCTCAAGTGGTGCAGAGCCAGTAATAGGAGTAGGTGATGTCGGACCCTCGAGGGTAGCAACAATGGGAGACGCAGGAGGACTCACTGAGGGTCCGGGGGGTGGACGCGCGGAGTCTGCCGTCCGGCTCCCCGATCGTCGAAAGTCAGGTGAGAATGTCAAACATCCCAAGGTAGTGAGATCCGCTCGAGAACACGGGAGATAGGCATAAGGGGAGTCGGCCAGGCGGTGTCCCCCTCGTTTCACGTTCCAAATATAACGATCTCCTGTCTCCTTGAGCCAACCAAAACGACCCAATGCCTTAATATCAAGCAAATAGTTTTTCGATGAAACCGGCTTCTTGCCCTCAGTTGACAACCCAAAATGCTTGGCAATACTAGTGATAAAACCGCCACAATGGATATCTCCAACATCTCTGTTGCGAGCAGTATGAAAAGCTGAGACCAAGAAAGAACCATAATCAATCGTAGGAAAGTCCGGGGTCCTTTCAATAGTGAAAGCCAATAAGTGTCTGAGGTCAGATGAGGTGACTTGATTCATCTCTTTTTTAGGGTAGAAGACACTCTTAATCACCCGATGGAGTAATCtgagggaaggattgatgatcGAGCCACACTTACTATGGTCGGGATTCCAATCCTTTTTTCCAGTTATTCGAAACCAAAAGTGGGAGAGATCACAAGGTGTACCATCCTCGCCTATCTTGTCATCCAAGAAGGTGTTGAACCCGTATGAATCAATTAAGCATCCTTTCTCCCATCCAAATATATCATTTACCTCATCGACAGTCAATTTGCGAGCTACACCACCAAGTTTAAAATACATCTTTGAGGGCTCTCCTTTAAACTCAAAGGAAGCTAGGAATTCATAAGTCCAATCTGCAAAAGTAAGTTCAGTAATACCAAGAAATTTCTCCCAAGACGAATCAGAAAGAAGTTCGTCAATACTAGAATGAAGTCCCAATTTGGTAGCCGCATCTATGGAGTAGAAAAGTGTAGAACGGACCGGTCTTTTGTGCAAGGCGGCTAGCAAAGATTGTTGGCGAAGCTCAGGATTTAgatgtggtggtggtgatggtatTATGGGTGTGGGGGATTGTAAGGGTGGTGGTAATATGGGTGTGGTGACTTTTGATGGTGGGTGTTTTGGGGTGGGTGGCTTTTTCAATGTGGCAGGTTTGGGTGCAGTTGGTTTAGTGGCATTACGCTTAGGATTTGAGCGTCTTGGTGGTGTCATGGTGTATGAAATCTGTGATAAGTGTCACCACAATCAACAATGCTAATAATCCAAGTAAATCAAAACTCCGGTACTCCAAGCAACAATAAAATCAATGAAACCAGAATTCACAATGAAACAATTTGTCCCTCAATCAATTTCAATTGACAATCAAGTAATTCATGTAATTCAATTTAACCATAAGCATAGAAATTCTTGAATAATGTCAAAGTGTAAAATAGAGGGAGTAATTCGAATCTTACTACCAATTTGGTGACGAATAGAGCAAGAAATTGATGTAAATCTCCTCCTTTGACCCTTATGAAGTTCACAATTCAACCAATTTGAGCTCTAATTatgagaaacaaaaaaaacccaaattGATTAAGTCTAGGGTTTATGGTGTTAAAGTGGGGAAAAAGGTGAAGGATTGCTGAGGGTGGGTGGCTGGGCTAGGGCGGCGCCGACAACAGGGGTGGTCGCCGGCGGCGTTggtttgttgtggtggtggtagGTAGGGTGATGGTGAGTGATGGTGTTGGAGAGTGTTGGTGAGAGAGAGGTGGGGTGTTTGCGTGAGGCAAGAGGGTGAAAGGAGGTGGGGGGGTGGGCTGCTTGTAGGCGAGGGGCGATGAAGCATCGCGCGAGATCGATCGCTGGTgccgagccagcgctcgctgggacCTGCGAGCAAAGAAGTGGCGCGGCATTGGGCGAGAGGTGGGATGGAAGGCTGGCGCAGCGACGAAGAGCATCAAGCTTGCAGGGCGGGCTGCGCGAGCTCTCTCGCTGGcgtcgagccagcgctcgctggtacTGCGCGAGATCGATCGCTGGtgtcgagccagcgctcgctggtagTGAGCGAAGGGATTGCGAAGGGCGAGGCGGGCTGGCAGGCATGGGCGTTGCGCGAGACCCCTCGCTGTGCTCGACCCATCGCTCGCTGGAgctgcgcgagatccctcgctgtggtcgagccagcgctcgctggagCTGCGCGTACTGGTGCTGGTGCGAGTGCTGCGCAAGATCAACCAGCGAAGAGTGCTGCTGGCGCTGAGATGCTCATGGTGCGCAACGAATTCGATGCTCGTAGATCCATTTGCGGCTTGTCGATGCATTAAAATTTCTCGGAATAGCTTGATCGTGCACCTACACAtcctaaaaaaaaattcaaacaccacTAACTCAAAAATTAGAATCGTTAGTAAAATTAAAACACGCAAAAGTAAATGAATAAATACGAAGAacgaaaaactaatctaaaaaaaattgaaaataaaaatacgaaaataaataaataaataaatgaattcaggtgaactcaaaaataaaatatttttgttcttttgttgtttatatactttttttttttcaataaaataaccaaataaataaaataaattagattaaaaatagaattaaatgaaaaaattgaaaagaaaaagagttagaaatcgggttgcctcctgataagcgctcgttttaagtcattagcttgactccaaACCTCAATAGTCAAGCGTCGGTGGGTGGATCGGAGAGATAAATCGTCTCCAATTTTCCAATAAACGCCCCTTCAGTGTATAGCTTCAAACGTTGACCGTTCACTTTAAACTTGGTGCCATTTTCACTAGCAACCTCAATAGCTCCATGTTCCTTGACTTCGGTGATGGTAAAAGGTCCGGACCATCTAGACTTAAGCTTTCCTGGAAAAAGCCGTAGTCGCGAATTATAAAGCAAGACCTTATCACCGATGTTGAACTCCCGTTTTTGAATTATCTTATCATGAAACTTCTTCGTTTGCTCCTTATAGAGCCTATGATTCTCGTAAGCTTCAAACCGTAGTTCATCCAGCTCATTCAATTGAAGAAGTCTCGCTTCACCGGCCGCTTCTAAATCCATATTGATCTCCTTGACGGCCCAAGTAGAGAGATATTCCATTTCAACTGGTAAATGACAAgctttgccatacaccaacctatACGGAGTTGTCCCCAACGGAGTCTTGTAGGCCGTGCGCAACGCCCACAATGTGTCGTCCAACTTCAACGACCAATCTTTTCGAGACTTGTTGACCACTTTTTCGAGAATTCTCTTGATCTGTCGATTAGAAACTTCGACTTGGCCACTCGTTTGAGGATGATAAGCCATGCCAACCTTTTGAGTAACTCCGTGCTTCTTCAGAAGagccttaaaagtcctttggTGAAAATGGGAACCCCCATCACTAATCACGACCCTTGGGACTCCAAAGCGCGgaaagatgattttcttgaaaagcttctttacgacgttagagtcgttggttggcgatgcaatagcttccacccactttgtaACGTAATCAACGGCAACCAAGATGTACCGATTCCCACATGAAGAAGGGAACGGTCCCATAAAATCAATGCCCCATACATCAAATGGCTCAACTTCAAGAATTCCGGTCTGTGGTAGCTCTTGCCTTTTCGAAACATTGCCCGTCCGTTGACATTCATCACATGCATTGCAAAAGAAACGAGCATCCTTGAATATAGAAGGCCAATGGAAACCACTTTGAAGAGTTCGATGGGCGGTCGGAATAGCACCAAGATGGCCACTAGAAGGTAAACTGTGGCAATGCTTAAGAACCCCGTGGGTATCCCAATCCGCTACACACCTACGAAACATACCATCGGCACACTTCCGATACAAATGTAGATCATCCCAAAAATACCGCTTAGCATCATGGTAGAATCTCTTACGTTGTTGATATGTCAATTCCGGAGGATGGGAGCCACCAACACAATAGTTCGCAAAGTCCGCATACCATGGGGATTGAGTAGACACAGAGAATAGATGATCGTCAGGAAAAGAATCATTGACAGGCCCGTCTGCGCTAGATTGAAATTTCAACCGAGAGAGATGATCTGCAACAACATTCTCAGCACCCTTCTTATCCCGAATCTCCAAATCAAACTCCTGGAGAAGAAGAATCCATCGAATAAGTCTTGGTTTGGCCTCTTTCTTGGCCAACAAATACTTCAAAGCGGCATGATCAGTGTGTATAATGACTTTCGAACCAACAAGATACGTCTGAAATTTGTCAAGTGCATAAACAACCGCAAGGAGCtctttctcagtagtagcataattcatTTGAGCTCCGTCCA
This genomic stretch from Spinacia oleracea cultivar Varoflay chromosome 3, BTI_SOV_V1, whole genome shotgun sequence harbors:
- the LOC110791680 gene encoding U-box domain-containing protein 27, yielding MGKDELYMSVPSFFRCPISLDVMKSPVSLCTGVTYDRTSIQRWLDTGNNTCPATMQVLQTKDVVPNHTLQRLIQIWSNNNNHHPSHSLSSSSSSSSKFHSLSSALVSGLIKQLIAKEKEMGNDDAIDSILFQNVVSILFFASESSENRRNLASDKQFVDYLIRIVSSGSPDLNPDFLETVVKILHLIIAVTAVNDGGGHGNDKRSTSSCDLVSALARIVKSGRPSSRVAAAGVLETFSQDVETKKLVFDHREFGVELLKILKQGEFEEEMEKHAVLSCLISLSSPRRNRQKLVRAGGVKTVSEMISSNGNGNGNSNNTVELLFTLLGMLAGCTEGRAAISDDPNCVPMIINKLMKVSKTVNEHGVALLWSLCYLFRDQRVKEAVVKSNGGLTKILLLMQSDCSPAAKKMCCDLLRIFRVNSKSCLSSYDTKTTHIMPC